From one Melioribacteraceae bacterium genomic stretch:
- a CDS encoding NADH-quinone oxidoreductase subunit M: MENSQILTYLLFTPIIGALIILFMKESHARFIRIFGLVITVFAFVISLFPYYYFDYTNPDFQFLHKITWVESLDISYYVGADGISILLILLTTFITPITLLSSWKSIKKNIKLFTMMMLLLEAGMLGVFVSLDVFLFYVFWEAMLIPMYFIIGIWGGEQRIYASVKFFIYTMFGSLLMLVAIIWLTVEASESLGVFTTNLITLYQEAPNFSFEIQKWMFLAFFFSFAIKVPIFPLHTWLPDAHVQAPTAGSVILAGVLLKMGTYGLVRFNLPLFPQSTVEFAPYISVLAVIGIIYGALVAMVQTDMKKLVAYSSVSHLGFVVLGIFALTIESVQGAVIQMVNHGLSTGALFLLVGIIYERTHNREIAYYGGIAKIVPLFAVALMFASLSSVGLPGLNGFIGEFLILLGSFQSQVLDSWWFTIFAATGVIFAAVYLLWMYQRVVFGPIKNEKLKNELTDLTSREVIVLLPIFIFIVWIGIYPNTFLSLSEAPVEAILTHVKNYTFNFLN, encoded by the coding sequence ATGGAAAATTCTCAGATACTTACATATTTATTATTCACACCAATCATAGGTGCTCTCATAATTTTATTTATGAAAGAATCTCATGCCAGGTTCATTAGAATATTCGGTCTGGTAATCACGGTTTTTGCTTTCGTTATTTCACTTTTCCCGTATTACTATTTTGATTACACAAATCCCGATTTCCAGTTTCTTCATAAAATAACATGGGTTGAGAGTCTCGATATTAGTTATTATGTAGGTGCCGATGGTATCTCAATCTTACTAATTTTATTAACAACATTTATTACACCAATCACATTGTTATCAAGTTGGAAATCAATTAAAAAGAATATAAAACTTTTCACAATGATGATGCTGCTTTTAGAAGCGGGTATGTTGGGAGTTTTTGTTTCTTTGGACGTGTTTTTATTCTACGTCTTTTGGGAAGCAATGTTAATACCTATGTATTTTATAATTGGTATTTGGGGTGGAGAACAAAGAATTTATGCATCGGTTAAATTTTTCATTTATACGATGTTCGGTAGTTTACTGATGCTTGTTGCAATTATTTGGCTAACTGTTGAAGCTTCGGAATCACTTGGAGTTTTCACTACAAATTTAATTACACTTTACCAAGAAGCACCAAATTTTTCATTTGAAATTCAGAAGTGGATGTTTCTTGCTTTCTTTTTCAGTTTTGCAATCAAAGTTCCGATATTTCCGTTACATACATGGTTACCCGACGCACACGTTCAAGCTCCAACCGCTGGTTCGGTTATACTTGCCGGTGTTTTACTTAAGATGGGTACTTACGGTTTAGTTAGATTCAATCTACCTCTGTTTCCGCAATCGACAGTTGAATTTGCTCCGTATATTTCAGTGTTAGCTGTGATTGGAATTATATACGGTGCACTTGTTGCCATGGTTCAAACAGATATGAAAAAACTTGTTGCCTATTCATCCGTATCGCACTTAGGCTTCGTTGTACTTGGAATTTTTGCTTTAACTATTGAATCAGTTCAAGGTGCTGTTATTCAAATGGTAAATCACGGACTTTCTACCGGAGCTTTATTCCTTTTGGTTGGAATCATATATGAGCGAACTCACAATCGTGAGATCGCATATTATGGAGGCATAGCTAAAATTGTTCCTCTTTTTGCTGTTGCTCTTATGTTTGCATCACTTTCTTCTGTTGGATTGCCTGGTTTGAACGGATTTATAGGTGAGTTTTTAATTTTACTAGGTTCATTTCAATCACAAGTTTTAGATAGTTGGTGGTTTACAATTTTTGCTGCGACCGGAGTAATTTTTGCAGCAGTATATTTATTATGGATGTATCAAAGAGTAGTATTCGGTCCTATAAAAAATGAGAAACTTAAAAATGAATTAACGGATCTTACTTCGAGAGAAGTTATTGTACTTTTGCCAATTTTCATTTTTATTGTTTGGATAGGAATTTATCCCAACACATTTTTAAGTTTATCTGAAGCACCTGTTGAAGCAATACTTACTCATGTAAAGAACTATACTTTTAATTTTCTGAATTAA
- the nuoL gene encoding NADH-quinone oxidoreductase subunit L — translation MIDLIYLTIVLPLIGFLINGLFGKKIGNEKVIGIIGSATVGISFVISLLALIETINLPVDQRTNIVTLFTWMTVGSLNISFSYLVDQLSLVMALIVTGVGFLIHVYSIGYMHGDKGFFRFFAYMNLFIFAMMNLILGDNFVVLFLGWEGVGLCSYLLIGYYYDQKFEKGTVPEAAKKAFVVNRIGDFGFLLGMFLIYQTFDSLNFLEVFAHAKIISGAETTFSFIALFLFIGATGKSAQIPLFVWLPDAMAGPTPVSALIHAATMVTAGVYMVARASIIFASAPAILIVVAVIGLLTAVFAATIGLVQTDIKKVLAYSTVSQLGYMFLAAGVGAFGAAIFHVMTHAFFKALLFLGAGSVIHAMHHQQDINSYGGLKKYMPVTFLTFIIAAFAISGFPGLSGFFSKDEILWYSYANGNFVFWLLGALTAVLTAFYMFRLVSLTFFGKEKFSHDKYHPHESPKVMTIPLIVLAILSVIGGWIGIPEVFSGEHGNIFHGWLAPIFKDAEAKLALYSLHSHSEELLLMAISVTAALLSMFAAYKIYTQRAEIADKVASSFKGIYTLLYNKYYVDEVYEATVIQPIQKTSEKFLWKIADNKIIDGLVNGVAQLVDSISDVIKKMQTGVAQFYAFIMMGGIAVALFWIIISL, via the coding sequence ATGATAGACCTAATTTATTTGACAATAGTGCTGCCTTTAATCGGATTTCTTATCAACGGATTATTCGGTAAGAAAATCGGTAATGAAAAAGTTATTGGAATAATTGGAAGTGCTACGGTTGGAATATCATTTGTCATATCATTGTTGGCTCTCATAGAAACAATAAATCTTCCCGTAGATCAACGCACTAATATTGTCACACTCTTTACATGGATGACTGTCGGTTCGCTGAATATAAGTTTTTCTTATTTAGTTGATCAATTATCTTTAGTTATGGCACTGATTGTAACGGGTGTTGGATTTCTAATTCACGTTTACTCAATCGGTTACATGCATGGTGACAAAGGGTTTTTTAGATTTTTTGCTTATATGAATTTGTTCATCTTCGCAATGATGAATCTGATACTCGGTGATAATTTTGTAGTTCTCTTTTTAGGTTGGGAAGGAGTGGGACTCTGTTCCTATTTATTAATCGGTTATTACTACGACCAAAAATTTGAAAAGGGGACAGTACCCGAAGCAGCAAAGAAAGCTTTTGTTGTAAATAGAATTGGTGATTTTGGATTTTTACTCGGTATGTTTCTTATTTACCAGACTTTTGACAGCCTCAATTTTCTTGAAGTATTTGCCCACGCAAAAATTATCTCGGGTGCGGAAACTACATTTAGTTTTATCGCTCTGTTTTTATTTATCGGTGCAACAGGTAAATCCGCGCAGATTCCATTATTTGTTTGGTTACCTGACGCAATGGCGGGTCCAACTCCCGTATCTGCTTTAATTCACGCTGCTACAATGGTTACCGCGGGTGTTTACATGGTTGCTCGTGCTTCAATCATTTTTGCATCGGCTCCGGCGATACTAATAGTTGTCGCGGTTATCGGATTATTAACCGCAGTTTTTGCGGCAACAATCGGTTTGGTTCAAACAGATATTAAAAAGGTTCTTGCTTACTCTACTGTAAGTCAATTAGGTTATATGTTTTTAGCTGCCGGTGTTGGTGCGTTTGGGGCTGCAATCTTTCACGTTATGACACACGCATTCTTTAAAGCTCTTCTCTTTCTTGGTGCCGGTTCGGTTATTCATGCGATGCATCATCAACAAGATATTAATAGTTACGGCGGTTTAAAAAAATATATGCCGGTTACTTTTTTAACCTTTATTATTGCCGCGTTTGCAATATCCGGATTCCCCGGACTATCAGGTTTCTTTAGTAAAGATGAAATACTTTGGTATTCTTATGCAAACGGAAATTTTGTGTTTTGGTTATTGGGTGCATTAACAGCTGTGTTAACTGCATTTTATATGTTCAGATTGGTTTCACTTACATTTTTCGGAAAAGAGAAATTTAGTCACGATAAATATCATCCGCATGAATCTCCGAAAGTAATGACAATCCCTCTAATTGTTCTGGCGATTCTTTCCGTAATTGGCGGATGGATAGGAATTCCCGAAGTGTTCTCCGGTGAACACGGAAATATTTTTCATGGTTGGCTAGCTCCGATATTCAAAGATGCGGAAGCTAAATTAGCATTATATAGTTTGCACAGTCATTCCGAAGAATTATTATTAATGGCGATATCGGTAACCGCAGCTTTACTAAGTATGTTTGCTGCTTACAAAATTTATACTCAACGAGCTGAGATTGCTGATAAAGTTGCCTCATCATTTAAGGGTATTTACACTTTGCTTTACAATAAATATTATGTTGACGAAGTTTATGAAGCAACAGTAATTCAACCGATTCAAAAAACATCGGAAAAGTTTTTGTGGAAAATTGCGGATAATAAAATTATTGATGGTTTAGTCAATGGTGTTGCACAACTAGTTGATTCAATTTCAGATGTTATTAAAAAAATGCAAACCGGTGTTGCACAATTTTATGCATTTATAATGATGGGTGGAATTGCCGTTGCCTTATTCTGGATAATTATAAGTTTATAG
- a CDS encoding NADH-quinone oxidoreductase subunit N, whose amino-acid sequence MTANTEIFQLLPHVVLGIGIIISIVIEISTKKSEVILPWLSITLFLFAGAHSIITVHDNQVLFNGMFAIGGIASIFNFIFNIGAAIMVLNAVDYIKKYGSYFGEFYILLQSSVLGMMLMAGARDLFMIFIGLELMSICFYVLAGINRKKVENNEAALKYFLLGSFATGFIVFGIALIYGSTKTTSIDQIVFAFEYFSGKVLFITGFVLFIVGFLFKIAAFPFHMWVPDVYQGAATPVTGLMSTAGKAAAFSVLIIILSAIFTQNLPNNFETIFAVVATLSMLYGSIVALAQNNLKRMLAYSSISHAGYMSIGLAAGNIESVAGIIFYLTAYTFMNLGAFGVIGLIEGSNDDNTNIESYSGLSSKSPILAGLMALFMFALAGIPPMAGFFGKYYVFIAAIKADLTWLAVVGVIASAISVYFYLRVVVYMYFKNTASEIKINNSFTGLLAVIISGLLVLVFGILPDTLMSIISSVLSY is encoded by the coding sequence ATGACAGCTAACACAGAAATATTTCAACTTTTACCGCACGTTGTTCTAGGCATTGGAATTATCATATCGATAGTTATCGAAATCTCAACCAAGAAAAGTGAAGTTATCCTCCCTTGGCTATCAATAACTCTCTTTCTATTTGCGGGAGCTCATTCCATTATAACTGTTCATGATAATCAAGTTTTATTTAATGGTATGTTTGCAATTGGAGGTATAGCATCGATATTTAATTTTATTTTTAATATCGGCGCGGCAATAATGGTTCTGAATGCCGTTGATTATATTAAAAAATACGGAAGTTATTTTGGTGAGTTTTATATTCTTCTCCAATCATCTGTTTTAGGTATGATGTTGATGGCTGGTGCAAGAGATTTGTTTATGATTTTTATTGGATTAGAATTAATGTCTATCTGCTTTTATGTTCTTGCCGGTATTAATAGAAAAAAAGTTGAAAACAACGAAGCTGCATTAAAGTATTTCTTGCTCGGGTCATTTGCAACCGGATTTATAGTTTTTGGTATTGCATTGATCTACGGTTCAACTAAAACAACAAGTATTGATCAAATTGTTTTTGCATTCGAGTATTTCAGCGGAAAAGTATTGTTTATTACCGGGTTTGTTCTTTTCATTGTTGGGTTTCTATTTAAGATTGCAGCGTTTCCTTTTCATATGTGGGTCCCCGATGTTTATCAAGGTGCAGCAACACCTGTTACAGGATTAATGTCCACAGCCGGTAAAGCAGCTGCCTTTAGTGTTTTAATAATTATTCTTTCCGCAATATTTACTCAAAATCTCCCGAATAATTTTGAAACTATTTTTGCTGTCGTTGCAACATTGTCAATGTTGTATGGAAGTATTGTAGCACTAGCTCAGAATAACTTAAAGAGAATGCTTGCTTATTCTTCAATATCGCATGCAGGTTATATGAGCATAGGTTTAGCCGCAGGAAATATTGAAAGTGTTGCCGGAATAATATTTTACCTAACCGCGTACACTTTTATGAACCTCGGTGCGTTTGGAGTAATTGGTTTAATCGAAGGAAGTAACGACGACAATACCAATATCGAATCTTACTCCGGACTAAGTTCAAAAAGTCCTATACTTGCCGGATTAATGGCTCTGTTTATGTTTGCATTAGCAGGGATTCCGCCAATGGCCGGATTCTTTGGTAAGTATTATGTGTTTATTGCAGCAATCAAAGCTGATTTGACATGGCTCGCTGTTGTTGGGGTCATTGCGAGTGCAATCAGTGTTTATTTCTATTTAAGAGTTGTTGTTTATATGTATTTCAAAAATACTGCTTCGGAAATTAAAATCAATAACAGTTTTACCGGACTTTTAGCGGTAATTATATCAGGTTTACTAGTCCTCGTTTTTGGAATTTTACCCGATACTTTGATGAGCATTATCAGTTCGGTTTTATCATACTAA
- a CDS encoding TetR/AcrR family transcriptional regulator, which produces MIYLPANIDQLSRKERERFIKRGEILHAATQLFAEKGFMNTTIDDIAEKAEFGKGTIYNYFSSKEEMFSVILEEISIAYLETVVKLDNKNQSFYDFVYSLSENLFDFCVNQKYAFKIIARIRTNTSTFTSNIPKKMIENHAEIDRILIKRIDKAVKAKEIEKVDSYSLIALYRSMIFPYIYNKMFCGTEKEINVAEETKFIVNILFNGIKKK; this is translated from the coding sequence ATGATTTACTTACCGGCAAATATAGATCAGTTATCGCGAAAAGAAAGAGAGCGTTTTATCAAGCGTGGAGAAATTCTCCATGCTGCTACTCAACTTTTTGCCGAAAAAGGATTTATGAACACAACAATCGACGATATTGCAGAAAAAGCTGAATTTGGAAAAGGAACGATTTACAATTATTTCTCCAGCAAAGAGGAAATGTTTTCAGTCATTCTTGAAGAAATTTCAATCGCATATTTAGAAACAGTTGTTAAACTCGACAATAAAAACCAAAGTTTCTACGATTTTGTTTATTCATTAAGTGAAAATCTGTTCGATTTCTGTGTTAATCAAAAATATGCATTTAAAATTATTGCTAGGATTAGAACAAATACTTCTACTTTTACGTCCAATATCCCGAAAAAAATGATAGAGAATCATGCTGAGATTGATCGCATTTTGATTAAAAGAATTGACAAGGCAGTTAAAGCTAAAGAAATCGAAAAGGTTGATTCGTATTCCCTTATAGCCCTCTATCGAAGTATGATATTCCCATATATTTATAATAAGATGTTCTGTGGAACTGAAAAGGAAATTAATGTTGCGGAAGAAACAAAGTTCATCGTCAATATCTTATTTAATGGTATTAAAAAAAAATGA
- a CDS encoding NADH-quinone oxidoreductase subunit J, with protein MILEYILFGILGLVAVVASVAMITRPNPVMSAIFLVLNFFALAGLYLLLNAQFIAVVQVIVYAGAIMVLFLFVLMLLNTESEHSLLKEKKTLKLMAIAIAILVFVQLGYIIFYSAPSQGLPQEVSESIAAGKIETIGRELYTIYVLPFLASGFLLLAATIGALVLAKKKFE; from the coding sequence ATGATTTTAGAGTATATCCTTTTTGGCATACTTGGCTTAGTCGCAGTTGTTGCATCGGTTGCAATGATAACACGACCAAACCCGGTAATGAGCGCTATCTTTCTTGTTCTAAATTTCTTCGCACTAGCGGGTTTATATTTATTATTAAATGCACAATTCATAGCAGTTGTTCAAGTTATTGTTTATGCCGGTGCAATAATGGTTCTATTTCTATTTGTACTTATGCTGCTTAACACCGAGAGTGAACATTCATTGCTTAAGGAAAAGAAAACTCTCAAGTTGATGGCTATAGCAATAGCGATTTTGGTTTTTGTCCAACTCGGTTATATCATTTTTTATTCCGCTCCTTCGCAAGGATTACCTCAAGAAGTTTCAGAAAGTATTGCAGCAGGAAAGATTGAAACAATTGGAAGAGAACTATATACAATTTATGTTCTTCCGTTTTTAGCTTCGGGATTTTTATTGTTAGCCGCTACAATCGGTGCTTTAGTTCTCGCAAAGAAAAAATTTGAGTAA
- the nuoK gene encoding NADH-quinone oxidoreductase subunit NuoK yields the protein MSSIPMEYFLLISAFMFSVGVTGVLIRRNAIVVFMSIELMLNSANLALVTFSSYLGDPAGQVFVFFVMTVAAAEAAVGLAIIIAIFRNKLTVNIDEINIFKW from the coding sequence ATGAGTTCTATACCAATGGAATATTTTTTACTGATCAGTGCTTTCATGTTTTCTGTGGGAGTTACGGGGGTATTGATCAGAAGAAACGCGATAGTTGTATTTATGAGTATCGAGTTAATGTTGAATTCCGCAAACCTAGCACTCGTTACTTTCTCATCTTATTTGGGTGATCCAGCCGGACAAGTTTTCGTATTTTTTGTGATGACTGTTGCAGCAGCCGAAGCAGCAGTCGGTTTAGCAATTATCATAGCAATTTTCAGAAACAAATTAACTGTCAATATTGATGAAATAAATATCTTCAAGTGGTAG
- a CDS encoding energy transducer TonB has protein sequence MALKKNPKVDLKRKYRRLFETSLIIALAVLIIAFKYFPEFEKETLALDGPQELVQVEDVEATKQEAAPPPPPKPPIPIEAPSDEVLEDIEISDTELDIEAEVAAPPPPVEEEEEEAEPVFFVAVEQQPEPIGGLEGIQKRIVYPEIAKRAGVQGRVFVKAFVDENGNVVKVELLKGIGAGCDEAAMEAVKNTKFTPGRQRGKSVKVQVSIPIVFRLQ, from the coding sequence GTGGCATTAAAGAAAAATCCTAAAGTTGACCTGAAAAGAAAGTATAGAAGGTTATTTGAAACGAGCTTAATTATAGCTTTAGCCGTCCTTATAATTGCTTTTAAGTATTTCCCTGAATTTGAAAAAGAAACTTTAGCGTTGGACGGACCGCAAGAATTGGTGCAGGTAGAGGATGTTGAAGCTACCAAACAAGAAGCTGCTCCACCTCCGCCGCCTAAACCTCCGATTCCAATTGAAGCTCCATCCGATGAAGTATTAGAAGATATTGAAATTAGTGATACAGAATTGGATATTGAAGCAGAAGTCGCGGCTCCTCCTCCTCCGGTTGAAGAAGAAGAAGAGGAAGCAGAACCTGTATTCTTCGTAGCTGTTGAACAACAACCTGAACCTATTGGTGGGTTGGAAGGAATTCAAAAAAGAATCGTTTATCCTGAAATTGCAAAAAGAGCTGGTGTACAAGGCCGTGTATTCGTTAAAGCATTCGTTGATGAAAATGGTAATGTTGTAAAAGTTGAGTTATTAAAGGGTATCGGTGCCGGTTGTGATGAGGCTGCCATGGAAGCTGTTAAGAATACGAAATTTACTCCCGGTAGACAGCGAGGTAAATCCGTTAAGGTTCAAGTCTCTATCCCGATTGTTTTCAGACTCCAGTAA
- a CDS encoding sodium:proton antiporter — MLQYWYIVLPFVILLLMIATGPLFYHHFWERNYPRIAVSLGSVTVLFYLIVLEDTHSLVHTLAEYLSFIALLASLFVASGGILIKVDRKATPMLNVLILVFGSVISNVIGTTGASMLLIRPFIKINKDRIKPYHIVFFIFSVSNIGGALTPIGDPPLFLGFLRGVEFFWVIQHVWYIWLPTLFVILGIFFVIDSQNKLGADKEINHTGKIEFKGLKNLWFLLIIILSVFLDPGVISWVPSLAPLPFGLREIIMFTVVYFSYKKADQEALRGNEFDFEPIREVAYLFAGLFATMIPALQLIAYEANIFGDKLDAGLFYWATGSLSAFLDNAPTYLNFLSAEMGKFAMNVNDKSEVLRFEFEHPIYLQAISVAAVFFGAMTYIGNAPNFMVKSISEKAGINMPSFFGYLVKYSVPILLPVFAIIWYIFFYGNG, encoded by the coding sequence TTGTTACAATACTGGTATATCGTTCTTCCTTTTGTAATATTATTATTGATGATAGCAACCGGTCCTTTGTTTTATCATCATTTTTGGGAGAGAAATTATCCAAGGATTGCAGTTTCATTAGGATCGGTAACTGTTCTATTCTATTTAATTGTGTTAGAAGACACTCACAGTTTAGTTCATACACTTGCTGAGTACTTGTCTTTCATAGCATTGCTGGCGTCGCTTTTTGTTGCTTCCGGTGGAATTCTAATTAAAGTAGATAGAAAAGCAACACCAATGCTTAATGTTCTCATCTTAGTGTTTGGTAGCGTTATCTCCAATGTAATTGGAACTACAGGAGCTTCAATGTTATTGATTCGTCCTTTTATTAAAATTAACAAGGATAGAATCAAACCTTATCATATTGTTTTCTTTATATTCTCGGTAAGTAATATTGGCGGAGCTTTAACACCAATTGGTGATCCACCTTTGTTTCTTGGTTTTTTACGAGGTGTTGAGTTCTTTTGGGTAATTCAACATGTATGGTATATATGGTTGCCAACTTTATTTGTTATTTTGGGAATATTTTTTGTAATTGATTCACAAAATAAACTTGGGGCTGACAAGGAAATAAATCACACTGGCAAAATTGAGTTTAAGGGATTAAAAAATCTATGGTTTCTTCTCATTATTATCTTGTCAGTATTTTTGGACCCGGGTGTAATAAGCTGGGTGCCAAGCTTAGCACCGCTTCCTTTCGGTCTAAGAGAAATAATAATGTTCACAGTTGTATATTTCTCCTATAAAAAAGCTGATCAGGAAGCTCTAAGAGGAAATGAATTTGATTTTGAACCGATTAGAGAAGTTGCTTATTTATTTGCGGGTTTGTTTGCTACAATGATTCCGGCGCTTCAATTAATTGCTTACGAAGCAAATATTTTTGGCGATAAATTAGATGCTGGTTTGTTTTATTGGGCAACCGGTTCACTTTCTGCATTCTTGGATAACGCTCCGACTTACTTGAATTTTTTGAGTGCCGAAATGGGTAAGTTTGCCATGAACGTTAATGATAAGTCTGAAGTATTACGTTTTGAATTCGAACATCCGATTTATCTTCAGGCAATTTCGGTGGCTGCGGTATTTTTTGGTGCAATGACGTATATTGGTAACGCTCCAAACTTTATGGTGAAATCTATTAGTGAAAAAGCTGGAATTAATATGCCAAGCTTTTTCGGATATCTGGTTAAATATTCTGTTCCAATTTTACTTCCGGTATTTGCGATTATTTGGTACATATTTTTTTACGGTAATGGGTAA
- a CDS encoding NAD(P)H-hydrate dehydratase has protein sequence MIPLYSTDHVRKADHYVVEKLNIPSIALMENASRSIFQIVLEKFPELNRNHLIGILCGSGNNGGDGFVLARHLINNGFNVKVLVISKATNFSKDAKINFIILKELIRRATGSSIVQYRSQRDLTKFRDCYIIFDALLGTGSKGKLREPLRSIVSSVNDFDSYRIAIDVPTGLDLDSSSGDPIFNADLTITLAELKSGLFYGKGYVYSGEIEKGYIGIGDEYFSKLNVENYLIEPEDAFIGLPVKKLDVHKYSSGKVLTIAGSGSLPGAAFYTANSVINSGSGASILAFPKSIKLLAQSKLKSSVVAAYEDDSSEIFREQNIQELKDRLDWADCIAIGPGLGRDAKTVKALHVLLKKYSSKRIVIDADAIFALSNNEYKKFKLNYKVLTPHHGEFAQLLGIEIAELQNDILGYGKKFVKETGAYLALKGSPTMIFSPSGEALINTTGNPGMATFGSGDILTGIIASFISQNKIIEEAVVSAVYVHSLTADLLLQEVSEIGINADLIMNNIPHTIKFLEDSFAQIID, from the coding sequence ATGATACCACTTTATTCAACAGATCATGTTAGAAAAGCCGATCATTATGTAGTCGAGAAGTTAAATATTCCAAGTATTGCGTTAATGGAAAATGCCTCAAGATCAATTTTTCAAATTGTACTGGAAAAATTCCCTGAACTAAATCGAAATCATTTAATCGGAATTTTATGCGGGTCAGGGAATAACGGTGGTGATGGTTTTGTACTGGCTCGTCATCTTATCAACAATGGATTTAATGTAAAAGTTCTTGTAATATCAAAAGCAACTAACTTCTCGAAAGATGCTAAGATAAATTTCATTATCTTAAAAGAGCTTATCAGAAGAGCCACCGGTTCTTCAATTGTACAATATAGATCGCAAAGAGATTTAACAAAATTTAGAGACTGCTATATAATTTTTGATGCTCTGCTAGGTACTGGGTCAAAAGGTAAGTTACGTGAACCATTGAGAAGTATAGTCAGCTCTGTTAATGATTTTGATTCATATCGAATTGCAATCGATGTTCCTACAGGATTAGATTTAGATTCTTCAAGTGGAGATCCAATTTTTAATGCTGATTTAACTATAACTCTTGCAGAATTAAAAAGCGGGTTATTTTATGGCAAAGGCTATGTATATTCTGGTGAAATTGAAAAAGGTTACATTGGGATTGGTGACGAGTATTTTTCAAAACTAAATGTAGAAAATTATTTGATTGAACCGGAGGATGCATTCATTGGCTTACCAGTTAAAAAATTGGATGTTCATAAGTATTCCTCGGGAAAAGTTCTTACAATTGCGGGTTCCGGAAGTTTGCCCGGAGCAGCTTTTTATACTGCTAATTCGGTTATCAATTCCGGCAGCGGTGCATCGATATTAGCTTTTCCAAAATCGATTAAATTATTAGCACAATCAAAACTAAAATCTTCTGTAGTAGCAGCTTATGAAGACGATAGTAGCGAAATATTTCGTGAACAAAATATACAAGAACTTAAAGATCGTTTAGATTGGGCAGATTGCATTGCAATTGGACCGGGTTTAGGTCGTGATGCTAAGACAGTAAAAGCGCTTCATGTCTTATTGAAAAAGTATTCCTCTAAAAGAATTGTTATTGATGCTGATGCAATTTTCGCTTTATCGAATAATGAGTATAAAAAGTTTAAGTTGAATTACAAAGTTCTAACTCCACACCATGGTGAGTTTGCACAACTACTCGGAATTGAAATTGCAGAATTACAAAATGACATCTTAGGTTATGGTAAAAAGTTTGTTAAAGAAACCGGGGCTTATCTTGCATTAAAAGGCTCTCCGACAATGATTTTTAGTCCTTCGGGTGAAGCCTTAATTAATACAACAGGAAATCCCGGAATGGCTACATTTGGTTCAGGTGATATCTTAACCGGGATTATCGCATCCTTCATAAGTCAGAATAAAATTATCGAAGAAGCTGTTGTCAGTGCAGTTTATGTGCATAGTTTAACCGCAGATTTATTGTTACAAGAAGTTTCCGAAATAGGAATTAATGCAGATTTAATAATGAATAATATTCCCCATACAATTAAATTTTTAGAGGATTCATTTGCTCAAATTATTGATTAG
- a CDS encoding VanZ family protein yields MLKLLIRNKKWFIYIPLTVHWISIFILTSLPDKDLPSVNFDDKIKHFIAYFVLSFFLSLALNVQNKFKRMKESYIKFALLITLIYSTFDEIHQVFIPGRSAEFWDWLANMFGILLGVFLVKSLVERDKSKQLSKNGTEIG; encoded by the coding sequence TTGCTCAAATTATTGATTAGAAACAAGAAGTGGTTTATATATATTCCTCTTACGGTTCATTGGATTTCGATATTTATATTAACGAGCTTACCAGATAAAGATTTACCATCTGTTAATTTTGATGATAAAATAAAGCATTTCATCGCCTATTTTGTACTTTCTTTCTTTTTGTCCCTTGCCTTAAATGTTCAAAACAAATTTAAGCGGATGAAAGAGAGTTACATTAAATTTGCTTTATTAATAACTCTTATTTACTCTACTTTTGATGAGATTCATCAAGTATTTATTCCCGGAAGAAGTGCTGAGTTTTGGGATTGGCTTGCAAATATGTTTGGAATCTTGCTTGGGGTTTTTCTTGTAAAATCTCTCGTTGAAAGAGATAAAAGTAAGCAATTAAGTAAAAATGGAACAGAAATCGGCTAA